The Thermotoga caldifontis AZM44c09 genomic interval GCTGTCTCTCGATTCACCAGATGTGCAATCTTTTGTCAGACCCGCTCTGTCGCCCAGCACGGCCACAACCACATCGCACCGCTCCGCCAGCTTCACCGCCTCGCGAATGTCTTGTTCAGTTCCTTCGAGCACGCCACAGCCTTCCGCCCATTCCACATCCACGCCTTCCTGTTTCAGCGCATCGTAGACGCTCATGATTCTTGAAAGCTCCTTGTTGACCATTTCCTCTACCTTCTTGAGGTTGAACCTCGGCGCGTTTATGTCCGCGAAGTTCACCGTGTCGAGCAGTCCCCTTATGTGCGTGTAGTAAGAATAATCACCGAACAGGTTGCGTACGTTCTTCGCGTTCGGTCCCACGAGTGCAACTTTGAGCCCTTTCTTCAGTGGCAACGTTCCATCGTTCTTCAGAAGGACGATCGATTTTCTCGCCGTTTCGAGCGCAAGATCGTAGTGCCTCGGGAGCGATTCACAGTCTTCCACGTAAGGATTCTCGAACAGTCCGAGCTTGAACTTCATCAAAAGCACCCTGTAGACTGCTTCGTCGAGCACAGTTTCAGAAAGTTCTCCAGTTTCGACGAGCCTCTTCAGCTCGCGGTAGCAATCGATGCCCGGAAGTTCTATATCGATGCCCGCTTCCAGGGCGAGCTTTGCCGCCTGCGCTTTGTCCTTCGCAACTCTGTGATAACTCCTGAGCACGTCCACCGCGAAATAGTCAGAAACGACTATGCCTTTGAAGCCCCACTCTTTTCTGAGCGTTTCGGTCAAAAGTTCTTCCGAACATGCGCATGGAACACCATCGATCTCGCTGTAAGCGTTCATCACGGACAGCACGTTCGCACACTTCACTGCCGCTTCGAACGGCAGCATGAACACTTCGCGCAGTTCTCGTGGACTCACGTTGCTTGGAGCCCAGTTCCTGCCGCCTTCCGAAGCACCGTAAGCCACAAAATGTTTCGTGGTGGCCACAACACCATTCTCCTGTATCCCCTGCACGTAAGCAGTCGTCATGCGCGCCACGAGATAAGGCGATTCACCGAAAGTTTCTTCCGTCCTTCCCCACCTGGGGTCTCTCACCACGTCCGCAACGGGTGCCAGACCCTGGTGAGCCCCCACCTTTCTCAGATCGCTACCGATGGCCCTCGCCACGCGGTTGACAAGTTCAGGATCCCACGTGCTCGCCATCGCTATGGGTTGCGGGAAGTTCGTTGCGCCCAGGCCCATGTACCCCGCGAGACACTCCTCGTGTATCATCGCTGGAATGCCAAGCCTGGTGTTTTCAACCAGGTACTTCTGAATCTGGTTAACGAATTTGACCACTTCCGCCGGTTCCAGGTTCGTCGCCCCACCGGGTCTGGTTATCTGTCCTATGCCGTGTTTCAGCAGCTGGTTGGCCCTCTGCTCGGAGAAGTTTCCCTTTTCGTCGAGCAACTCGTAACCCCAGACCGACCCGAGCTGTGCGATCTTTTCATCGAGAGTCATCCTCGAAAGCAGATCCTTCGCCCTCATCTCCGCCGGGACATCGGCTCTCCTGTAAAGCTCCATATTCCCAACCTCCCTGAAAGATGCCTTCAGCACTATCGATACCGTGATGATCGAAGCAATAGCAACCAAAACCACCCAGTAGCGTTTCATCTGTACAGGAAACATTTCACCTGGACCCCATTGACCTCAAAATAAGGAGGTGATTCCTTCTTGCAGATTTCCATAGCGTTCGGACACCTTCCAGCGAACTTGCACCCTGTTCTCAGATACTCTTCGTGCTCCTGATCCGCGAGGACCACCTTCGTCGTCCAGCGTCTGGATGGATCGGGCTCTGGCACCGATTCTCGGAGCAGACGCGTGTAAGGATGTTTCGGCTCCTGCAACACTTTTTCTGCAGGACCGAGCTCGACGATCTCGCCGCGGAACATTATCGCCATTCGATCGCTCACGTAGTAAGCTGTGGCGAGATCGTGTGTGATGTACAGCACGCTCAAACCGTACTTGTCTCTCAGATCTTTGAACAGGTTCACTATGGACATCCTCAGAGACGCGTCCACCATGGACACGGGCTCGTCCGCCACGAGCAGTTTCGGATTCGTGAGGAGTGCCCTCGCGATGGAGATTCTCTGGAGCTGTCCTCCGGAGAACTCGCTCGGATACTTTTCACAGAATTCCTCGAAGGCTATACCCACGGCCTCGAGCTTTTCTTCTATGATCCTTCTCGCTTCTTCTCGTTCTTGAGCCACACCGAGATTGAACAACGTGTCGTAGAAATAGCTCTCGACCTTTCTGAGCGGATTGAAAGTGGAGAACGGGTTCTGAAACACCGCCTGTATCTCTTTCAAAAGCCGTCTTCTCTCCTCCGTTTTCAGATTGTCTATCCTCTTTCCCTTGTAGTGGATCTCTCCCGATGTTGGCTCTTCAAAGCCAAGGATGATCCTCGCGGTCGTCGTCTTGCCACATCCACTCTCTCCGGCGAGCGTGAATATCTCCGCCTCGTTGATCTCGAACGTCACGTTATCAACCGCGAGAATCTTCAATCTCGAAAAAATGCTTCCTATGGTGAAAACTTTCGTCAGTCTCTTCACTTGCAACAGGCTCATCTCTTTCCCTCCTGAACGAGCCAGCAGGCTGCCATGTGGTCTTTTTCACATTCGATGAGTGCTGGCGTTTCCTCAGTGCACCTGTCGAAGACGTGTGGGCACCTCGGGTGGAACGCGCAACCGCTCGGGAGCTTCTCCAAAGAAGGAGGACTGCCTGGGACACTCTCTCTCCTCATTCTGTCTCCAAACTTCGGCAGGGAACGTATCAGATACCTGGTGTAAGGATGCGTGGGATTGTTGAAGATCGCTTCGGTGGGTCCTTCTTCGATGATCTTACCCGCGTACATGATCGCTATCCTGTCCGAAATGTTGGCGTGCACGCCCATATCGTGCGTGACCAGAATCAGCGTGTTCCTGTTGGCCTTCTGAATATCCCTCAGAAGCTGTATGACACCCCTCTGGGTCACGACGTCGAGCGCCGTCGTCGGCTCGTCTGCCATGATCACCTTAGGTGACAGGACCGTTGCCAGTGCAATGGTCACCCTCTGCCTCATGCCCCCAGAGAGCTGGTGAGGATAGGCGTCCAGCAACGTGACGGGCAATCCGAGCTCCCTTATGTGAACTTTCGCCATTTCGTATGCTTCGTCTTTCGTTTTTCCTTTCACGTGACTTTCAATGAAATCCTTGAAGGTTTCCTTTATCTTCACAACCGGATTCAGCACGCTCATGGAACCCTGTGGAACGTACGAGATGAATCTCCAGCGAAGCTTCCTCCTTTCCTCCTCGCTGAGTGAATACACGTCCACGGCCTGCCCGTCGACGAAGTAGTAAAGCCTTCCACCGAATATCTTCTGTGGTGGCTCTATCGCAGCGAAGATGGCTTTCAAAAGCGTGCTCTTACCACAGCCACTCTCCCCCGCTATGCCGTAGATCTGATTCTCATCGACGGACAAACTCACATCGTCCACAGCTTTGATGATTCTTTTCCGGCCGAAGATCTCCAGCACATAATAAGATTTGAGCTGCTCCGTCCTCAACATTTCCATCGATCTCACCTCAAGCCTGTCCTATTCTCTGTATCCTCATCCTCGGG includes:
- a CDS encoding ABC transporter ATP-binding protein, with amino-acid sequence MSLLQVKRLTKVFTIGSIFSRLKILAVDNVTFEINEAEIFTLAGESGCGKTTTARIILGFEEPTSGEIHYKGKRIDNLKTEERRRLLKEIQAVFQNPFSTFNPLRKVESYFYDTLFNLGVAQEREEARRIIEEKLEAVGIAFEEFCEKYPSEFSGGQLQRISIARALLTNPKLLVADEPVSMVDASLRMSIVNLFKDLRDKYGLSVLYITHDLATAYYVSDRMAIMFRGEIVELGPAEKVLQEPKHPYTRLLRESVPEPDPSRRWTTKVVLADQEHEEYLRTGCKFAGRCPNAMEICKKESPPYFEVNGVQVKCFLYR
- a CDS encoding glycoside hydrolase family 3 N-terminal domain-containing protein — its product is MELYRRADVPAEMRAKDLLSRMTLDEKIAQLGSVWGYELLDEKGNFSEQRANQLLKHGIGQITRPGGATNLEPAEVVKFVNQIQKYLVENTRLGIPAMIHEECLAGYMGLGATNFPQPIAMASTWDPELVNRVARAIGSDLRKVGAHQGLAPVADVVRDPRWGRTEETFGESPYLVARMTTAYVQGIQENGVVATTKHFVAYGASEGGRNWAPSNVSPRELREVFMLPFEAAVKCANVLSVMNAYSEIDGVPCACSEELLTETLRKEWGFKGIVVSDYFAVDVLRSYHRVAKDKAQAAKLALEAGIDIELPGIDCYRELKRLVETGELSETVLDEAVYRVLLMKFKLGLFENPYVEDCESLPRHYDLALETARKSIVLLKNDGTLPLKKGLKVALVGPNAKNVRNLFGDYSYYTHIRGLLDTVNFADINAPRFNLKKVEEMVNKELSRIMSVYDALKQEGVDVEWAEGCGVLEGTEQDIREAVKLAERCDVVVAVLGDRAGLTKDCTSGESRDSANLRLPGLQEKLLSELAKTGKPIVLVLITGRPYALSDFVDRVNAIVEAWLPGEAGGQAIAEVLLGKVNPSGKLPISFPRSAGQLPVFHYVKPSGGRSHWHKDYVDEPVEPLYPFGHGLSYTKFEYSNFKIQPAKVPTGDQIVIKVDVKNVGDVEGEEVVQLYVGREYASVTRPVKELKGFARVHLKPGEKKTVTFKVHTDVLAYYNKRMELVVEPGVYRFMVGASSVDIKYSGEVELTGEERKVPTMRKFFSEVEVF
- a CDS encoding ABC transporter ATP-binding protein, producing MEMLRTEQLKSYYVLEIFGRKRIIKAVDDVSLSVDENQIYGIAGESGCGKSTLLKAIFAAIEPPQKIFGGRLYYFVDGQAVDVYSLSEEERRKLRWRFISYVPQGSMSVLNPVVKIKETFKDFIESHVKGKTKDEAYEMAKVHIRELGLPVTLLDAYPHQLSGGMRQRVTIALATVLSPKVIMADEPTTALDVVTQRGVIQLLRDIQKANRNTLILVTHDMGVHANISDRIAIMYAGKIIEEGPTEAIFNNPTHPYTRYLIRSLPKFGDRMRRESVPGSPPSLEKLPSGCAFHPRCPHVFDRCTEETPALIECEKDHMAACWLVQEGKR